From a single Candidatus Defluviilinea gracilis genomic region:
- a CDS encoding 4Fe-4S binding protein produces the protein MTKKLYSERRFIRAFEKGWISVEGVVSRFVKSDFNPFHHLGTLTIFMLVVLIATGAYLTLFYRPGAEVAYDTVAKISSTWYGSLIRSVHRYASDAMIILIVLHLCRMFLGDRFWGPRWLAWTSGWIMLAMVWLTGTFGYWMIWDERAQWMTEFMMKNIAGYSGLTYISTDLASRTFSNFVIILFLHLFVPLIAFFAINIHSLRLSRARWWTPRWAAFQALVGLIVLSLIKPAMSYQPADLNRMVESVPVDSLYLILLPLTDMWGNVIFWGLAILLVGSLFFLPWLASGRDNGPAIVTDAKCTGCTLCYTDCPYDAIRMVERNDDSGYPKLAVVNASQCTACGICVGACPVDALDLKGGYNGEQVFGVVKGALKREVKDGHPVTVLFASQRTQTLGGLPAKLNVNEEKASVGVTDWGSEDSARVVTAVLPSIGAVNIDWIKSLPNEGARDVVLLSSPYYDNVNREDAYSILNRLNNRPALVGEGLHWLEATPTDPKPVEKLLDELHSEAGQKNKPQPILPEIKQRNKLAPSLVGGLLGTVLLLGLFALALPLDIRTGMAAADESALRIAVDAKGKVELAEIPEGITLPEGADPEKIFGGTHYPMSVRVVIDGETVFEDVFKPTGVSGNGRIAALEFVEVDSGTRLVEVFIKDDSDEYRLAFSGEVNFEKGQVSILAYDEKTDMFVLR, from the coding sequence ATGACTAAAAAACTCTATTCTGAACGGCGCTTCATACGCGCCTTTGAAAAAGGTTGGATCTCTGTGGAGGGGGTCGTCAGCCGCTTCGTCAAATCGGATTTCAATCCGTTCCATCATCTCGGCACGCTCACGATCTTTATGTTGGTGGTGTTGATCGCCACCGGCGCGTACCTGACTCTTTTCTATCGCCCCGGCGCGGAAGTGGCGTACGATACGGTGGCGAAGATCAGTTCCACCTGGTACGGCTCGTTGATCCGCAGTGTGCATCGCTACGCCTCCGACGCGATGATCATCCTCATCGTCCTGCACTTGTGCCGCATGTTTTTGGGCGACCGTTTCTGGGGTCCGCGCTGGCTGGCGTGGACGAGCGGCTGGATCATGTTGGCGATGGTGTGGCTGACCGGCACGTTCGGCTATTGGATGATCTGGGACGAGCGCGCCCAATGGATGACCGAATTCATGATGAAAAATATCGCGGGCTATTCCGGTCTGACGTATATCTCGACCGACCTCGCCTCGCGCACATTTTCGAACTTCGTCATCATCCTGTTCCTGCATTTGTTCGTGCCGCTCATTGCGTTTTTTGCCATCAATATTCACAGTTTGCGCCTCTCGCGCGCCCGCTGGTGGACTCCGCGCTGGGCGGCGTTTCAGGCGTTGGTTGGGCTGATCGTCCTTTCGTTGATTAAGCCCGCCATGTCGTATCAGCCCGCCGATCTCAATCGCATGGTCGAATCGGTGCCGGTGGACAGCCTGTATCTCATCCTTCTGCCTCTAACGGATATGTGGGGGAACGTCATCTTTTGGGGATTGGCGATCCTGCTTGTGGGGAGCCTGTTCTTCCTCCCGTGGCTTGCCTCCGGTCGTGACAATGGTCCCGCGATCGTCACCGACGCGAAATGCACGGGTTGCACGCTGTGTTATACCGATTGTCCGTATGATGCCATCCGTATGGTGGAACGAAACGACGATTCGGGATACCCGAAGCTGGCGGTGGTGAATGCGAGTCAATGCACGGCTTGCGGGATCTGTGTGGGCGCGTGCCCGGTCGACGCGTTGGATTTGAAAGGCGGCTATAACGGCGAGCAGGTCTTTGGCGTGGTGAAGGGCGCGCTGAAACGCGAAGTGAAAGACGGGCATCCCGTGACGGTGTTGTTTGCCAGCCAGCGAACCCAAACGCTGGGCGGCTTGCCCGCGAAGTTAAACGTCAATGAGGAGAAAGCCTCAGTCGGCGTGACAGATTGGGGGTCGGAGGATTCGGCGCGGGTCGTCACAGCGGTGTTGCCGAGCATTGGCGCGGTCAACATCGATTGGATCAAGTCCCTGCCAAACGAAGGCGCGCGCGACGTTGTGCTGTTGTCGTCTCCATACTACGACAATGTGAACCGTGAAGACGCCTATTCGATTCTGAATCGGTTAAACAATCGTCCCGCGTTGGTGGGGGAAGGGTTGCATTGGCTGGAAGCCACGCCGACCGACCCGAAGCCTGTGGAAAAACTGCTCGATGAGTTGCATAGCGAGGCGGGTCAGAAAAATAAACCTCAACCGATCCTGCCGGAGATCAAGCAACGCAACAAACTTGCGCCGTCGCTGGTGGGCGGATTGCTTGGCACAGTTTTGTTGTTGGGCTTGTTTGCGCTCGCCCTGCCGTTGGACATCCGCACGGGAATGGCGGCGGCGGACGAATCCGCTTTGCGCATTGCGGTGGATGCGAAAGGCAAGGTGGAACTTGCCGAAATCCCCGAGGGAATCACCCTGCCCGAAGGCGCCGACCCGGAGAAGATCTTCGGCGGCACGCATTACCCCATGAGCGTGCGCGTTGTCATTGACGGCGAGACCGTCTTCGAAGATGTCTTCAAACCGACCGGCGTCAGCGGCAATGGGCGCATCGCCGCGCTCGAGTTCGTCGAAGTGGACTCTGGAACGCGCCTCGTGGAAGTATTTATCAAAGATGATTCAGATGAATACCGATTGGCGTTTTCGGGCGAAGTGAATTTTGAAAAGGGACAGGTGAGTATTCTGGCGTACGACGAAAAGACGGATATGTTCGTGTTGAGATAA
- a CDS encoding cation-translocating P-type ATPase → MQLANYPTTQLLSTCSLCGLTTLHPLTNEQGDIFCCPSCREVAALLAESPSTPVTKTASAENAETITLSLNGMWCSSCAWLVSEQLKRTKGVVNAETSFIQGQTNITFDGAITNPKTLKKRIRSLGYRATLPDEKPYDEEDAFFTSLLIGGVMVLHDMIVGAGIYAREIFNWATPESQPLVDFFQVMMMVTSIPVLLLLGLPILRAGFASLLRGQPNIHTLIMIGTFSAFGLSVRNLIVGHGGLYFDTATMLIFLVSVGRWLEMQAHKSSNTAVMKLLEQIPETAWVVTGEADKEVSVADLKPGMRVRAKPGGRFPVDGLIATGEGDVDESLLTGEPKPVTHRAGDVVKAGTISLDGSFEVIATAVGESTMAGQIGRLLHEALWARSPLERTVDKLSAWMTPAALTLAAIAFLVWSHIGGAEKGLIVALSVLLIACPCALGLATPLTLWLSLQRAAESGVILRSAAALERLAKVNRVFFDKTGTLTQLPMKVHGVFLGKDESNKKVESGKWFLEVVASIENESEHPLAKAIVEYAKANQVELIKPESFKAIPAFGVTGKLPSTNYQITIGSSRLMFAEGLEMPDEIGDQAEAWKEAGRVVVYAGWEGQVRGILSLDETIRDESSEVLNQLQSRGLALGVLTGDELSAGERWQSVLGIPVQAALTPDEKMKRLAENAAMVGDGINDGPALASATVGLAMNHGADVARSASDIVLMRDDLRVIPWLFDLSREAMRRVRQNLGWAVVYNIVGVALAMAGLLQPVFSAFAMVASSIFVTSNAMKMNRFPLLTEETPVVES, encoded by the coding sequence ATGCAACTCGCCAACTACCCCACCACGCAACTACTCTCCACCTGCTCCCTGTGCGGATTGACCACCCTGCATCCGCTCACCAACGAGCAAGGAGACATCTTCTGCTGTCCCTCATGCAGAGAAGTGGCGGCATTGCTGGCAGAGTCTCCATCAACGCCCGTGACGAAAACGGCGAGCGCGGAAAACGCTGAAACGATCACCCTCAGCCTCAATGGGATGTGGTGTTCCTCGTGCGCGTGGCTGGTCAGTGAACAACTCAAACGGACCAAAGGAGTGGTGAACGCTGAAACAAGTTTTATTCAGGGGCAAACCAACATCACGTTCGATGGCGCGATCACCAATCCCAAAACGCTCAAAAAACGGATCCGCTCGCTCGGTTATCGAGCCACGCTTCCCGACGAAAAACCCTACGATGAGGAAGATGCGTTTTTCACAAGCCTGCTCATCGGCGGCGTGATGGTACTGCACGACATGATCGTGGGCGCGGGGATCTACGCGCGCGAAATTTTCAACTGGGCAACGCCCGAATCGCAACCGCTCGTCGATTTCTTCCAAGTGATGATGATGGTCACAAGCATCCCCGTGTTGCTTCTGCTTGGCTTGCCCATTCTGCGCGCGGGTTTTGCGAGTTTACTGCGTGGGCAACCCAACATCCACACCCTCATCATGATCGGAACGTTTTCGGCGTTCGGCTTATCCGTCCGCAATTTGATCGTGGGTCATGGCGGGCTGTATTTCGACACCGCTACCATGCTCATCTTTTTAGTTTCAGTGGGGCGTTGGCTTGAAATGCAAGCGCATAAATCGAGTAACACCGCGGTGATGAAATTGCTCGAACAAATTCCAGAGACCGCTTGGGTTGTCACCGGTGAAGCGGATAAGGAAGTGAGTGTTGCCGATCTCAAACCCGGCATGCGCGTCCGCGCGAAGCCCGGCGGACGTTTCCCGGTGGACGGTTTGATCGCCACCGGGGAGGGCGATGTGGACGAGTCGTTGCTGACCGGCGAACCCAAACCCGTGACTCACCGAGCAGGCGACGTGGTCAAAGCCGGGACGATCAGCCTGGACGGCAGTTTTGAAGTGATCGCCACGGCTGTTGGAGAGTCGACCATGGCCGGTCAGATCGGACGCCTGCTTCACGAGGCGTTGTGGGCGCGTTCTCCGCTCGAACGAACGGTGGACAAACTCTCCGCGTGGATGACGCCCGCCGCGTTGACGCTTGCCGCAATCGCGTTCCTCGTGTGGAGTCACATCGGCGGCGCGGAAAAGGGATTGATCGTCGCCCTATCTGTGTTGCTGATCGCCTGCCCGTGCGCGTTGGGGCTTGCCACACCGTTGACTCTTTGGCTCTCGCTCCAACGCGCCGCCGAATCGGGCGTGATCCTGCGAAGCGCCGCCGCGCTCGAACGACTGGCGAAAGTGAATCGGGTCTTCTTCGACAAAACGGGAACTTTGACTCAACTGCCGATGAAAGTGCATGGTGTGTTTTTGGGAAAAGATGAATCGAATAAGAAAGTGGAAAGTGGAAAGTGGTTTTTGGAAGTGGTTGCTTCTATCGAGAATGAATCCGAACACCCGCTGGCGAAGGCGATCGTGGAGTATGCCAAAGCGAATCAAGTTGAACTCATCAAGCCTGAATCGTTCAAAGCCATTCCCGCGTTTGGCGTGACAGGAAAATTACCAAGTACCAATTACCAAATTACAATCGGCTCTTCTCGCCTGATGTTTGCCGAAGGGTTGGAGATGCCGGACGAAATCGGCGACCAGGCTGAGGCGTGGAAAGAAGCGGGGCGCGTCGTCGTCTATGCGGGGTGGGAAGGGCAAGTCCGCGGCATCCTGTCTTTGGATGAAACCATCCGCGATGAATCCAGCGAGGTTTTGAATCAACTGCAATCGCGCGGGTTAGCCCTCGGCGTGTTGACCGGCGATGAGTTAAGCGCGGGCGAACGCTGGCAGAGTGTGTTGGGAATCCCTGTGCAAGCGGCGCTGACGCCCGATGAAAAAATGAAGCGGCTCGCCGAGAATGCCGCGATGGTCGGCGATGGAATTAACGATGGACCCGCGCTCGCCTCGGCGACGGTGGGCTTGGCGATGAATCACGGCGCGGATGTGGCTCGTTCCGCCTCCGACATTGTGTTGATGCGCGACGATCTGCGCGTGATCCCGTGGCTGTTCGATCTGTCGCGCGAGGCGATGCGGCGCGTGCGGCAAAACCTCGGCTGGGCTGTGGTGTACAACATCGTCGGTGTTGCGCTTGCGATGGCTGGGCTGTTGCAACCTGTGTTTTCCGCGTTTGCGATGGTGGCGAGCAGTATCTTCGTCACGTCGAATGCGATGAAGATGAATAGATTTCCATTATTGACCGAAGAAACCCCGGTGGTCGAATCGTGA